In Oryza sativa Japonica Group chromosome 2, ASM3414082v1, the following are encoded in one genomic region:
- the LOC4330438 gene encoding V-type proton ATPase subunit G 1 — protein MLTDAKVEFSNYWLQSKKLNRLLMLLGAAKEEAEREIAEYRAQMEAEFQRKVAESSGDSGANVKRLEQETDTKIAQLKEQAANVSPEVIQMLLRHVTTVKN, from the exons ATGCTAACAGACGCCAAGGTGGAATTCAGCAATTATTGGCTGCAGAGCAAGAAGCTCAACAGATTGTTAATGCTGCTAGGAGCG GCAAAAGAGGAGGCTGAGAGAGAAATAGCTGAGTACCGTGCTCAGATGGAAGCTGAGTTCCAGAGGAAGGTTGCGGAG AGTAGCGGTGATTCTGGTGCAAACGTAAAACGGCTTGAGCAAGAAACTGACACGAAAATTGCGCAACTGAAGGAGCAGGCTGCAAATGTCTCCCCTGAAGTGATCCAGATGCTTCTTAGGCATGTAACCACCGTGAAGAACTGA
- the LOC4330440 gene encoding pentatricopeptide repeat-containing protein OTP51, chloroplastic: MATTSPCAAPSPSLRCPLALSHPFASPPPPPALRLAGPKLLPGRLAVSPPPGIPAVASALESLILDLDDDEEDEDEETEFGLFQGEAWAAADEREAVRSPELVVPELEELPEQWRRSRIAWLCKELPAYKHSTFTRILNAQRKWITQDDATYVAVHCLRIRNNDAAFRVYSWMVRQHWFRFNFALATRVADCLGRDGKVEKCREVFEAMVKQGRVPAESTFHILIVAYLSVPKGRCLEEACTIYNQMIQMGGYKPRLSLHNSLFRALVSKTGGTAKYNLKQAEFVYHNVVTTNLDVHKDVYAGLIWLHSYQDVIDRERIIALRKEMKQAGFDEGIDVLVSVMRAFSKEGNVAETEATWHNILQSGSDLPVQAYVCRMEAYARTGEPMKSLDMFKEMKDKNIPPNVASYHKIIEIMTKALEVDIVEQLMNEFIESDMKHLMPAFLDLMYMYMDLDMHEKLELTFLKCIARCRPNRILYTIYLESLVKVGNIEKAEEVFGEMHNNGMIGTNTKSCNIMLRGYLSAEDYQKAEKVYDMMSKKKYDVQADSLEKLQSGLLLNKKVIKPKTVSMKLDQEQREILIGLLLGGTRMESYAQRGVHIVHFQFQEDSNAHSVLRVHIHERFFEWLSSASRSFDDGSKIPYQFSTIPHQHFSFFVDQFFLKGQPVLPKLIHRWLTPRVLAYWFMFGGSKLPSGDIVLKLSGGNSEGVERIVNSLHTQSLTSKVKRKGRFFWIGFQGSNAESFWRIIEPHVLNNFASLVTQEGSSIGSDGTQDTDTDSDDDMQMSDTERDE, translated from the exons ATGGCCACCACCTCTCCCTGCGCCGCGCCATCCCCATCGCTACGATGCCCTCTCGCGCTCTCCCACCCcttcgcctctcctcctcctcctcccgccctcCGTCTCGCCGGCCCGAAGCTTCtccccggccgcctcgccgtgTCCCCGCCTCCTGGAATCCCAGCGGTAGCGTCAGCGCTGGAGTCCCTAATCCTGGAtttggacgacgacgaggaggatgaggacgagGAGACCGAGTTTGGGCTGTTCCAGGGAgaggcgtgggcggcggccgacgagagGGAAGCGGTGAGGTCGCCGGAGCTGGTGGTGCCCGAGCTGGAGGAGCTGCCCGAGCAGTGGCGCCGCTCCAGGATCGCCTGGCTCTGCAAGGAGCTCCCCGCCTACAAGCACTCCACCTTCACCCGCATCCTCAACGCCCAGCGCAAGTGGATCACCCAGGACGACGCCACCTACGTCGCCGTCCATTGCCTCCGCATCCGCAACAACGACGCTGCCTTCCGG GTGTATAGCTGGATGGTACGGCAGCACTGGTTCCGCTTCAACTTTGCACTAGCCACCAGGGTGGCAGATTGCCTTGGGAGGGATGGGAAGGTTGAGAAATGCCGGGAGGTGTTTGAGGCGATGGTCAAGCAGGGCCGTGTGCCTGCAGAGTCTACCTTCCACATACTGATTGTTGCTTACCTCAGTGTACCTAAAGGGCGTTGCCTTGAGGAGGCATGCACTATCTACAACCAGATGATACAGATGGGTGGTTACAAGCCTCGCCTTAGCCTTCATAACTCCTTGTTCCGTGCGCTTGTTAGTAAGACAGGGGGAACTGCAAAGTACAATCTCAAGCAGGCTGAGTTTGTGTACCATAATGTGGTCACCACCAATCTTGATGTGCACAAGGATGTCTACGCTGGGCTCATCTGGCTTCACAGCTACCAGGATGTCATTGATAGAGAAAGGATCATAGCTCTTAGGAAGGAGATGAAGCAAGCAGGCTTTGATGAGGGTATTGATGTGCTGGTGTCAGTGATGAGGGCCTTTTCCAAGGAAGGGAATGTTGCAGAAACAGaggccacgtggcacaataTTCTTCAGAGTGGTTCTGACCTCCCTGTTCAGGCCTATGTCTGCCGAATGGAGGCTTATGCCCGGACTGGTGAGCCTATGAAATCTCTCGATATGTTCAAGGAAATGAAGGATAAAAATATACCTCCTAATGTTGCATCATATCATAAAATAATTGAGATAATGACAAAAGCTCTGGAAGTAGATATCGTGGAACAACTTATGAATGAATTTATTGAGAGTGATATGAAGCATTTGATGCCAGCCTTCCTTGACTTGATGTACATGTACATGGATCTGGATATGCATGAAAAGTTAGAATTAACATTCTTAAAATGCATAGCCAGGTGCCGTCCAAACAGAATATTGTACACCATTTATCTGGAATCACTAGTAAAGGTTGGAAATATCGAGAAGGCTGAGGAGGTATTTGGTGAAATGCACAATAATGGGATGATAGGTACTAACACGAAGTCGTGCAACATTATGCTAAGAGGTTATCTTTCTGCAGAAGACTATCAGAAAGCCGAAAAGGTTTATGATATGATGAGTAAAAAGAAATATGATGTACAGGCAGACTCTTTGGAAAAGCTCCAAAGTGGTCTCCTTCTCAACAAGAAAGTTATTAAACCAAAAACTGTGAGCATGAAGCTGGATCAAGAGCAGCGTGAAATTTTAATTGGTTTGCTTCTGGGAGGCACTCGAATGGAATCTTATGCACAGCGAGGGGTCCATATTGTGCACTTTCAGTTCCAGGAAGATTCCAATGCTCATTCAGTTTTAAGGGTGCACATTCATGAGCGTTTCTTTGAATGGTTGTCTTCAGCAAGCAGATCATTCGATGATGGGAGCAAGATACCCTATCAGTTTTCAACAATACCTCACCAGCATTTCAGTTTCTTTGTTGACCAGTTCTTTCTGAAAGGTCAGCCTGTGCTCCCAAAGCTTATCCATAGGTGGTTAACTCCACGTGTTCTAGCATATTGGTTCATGTTTGGAGGCTCCAAACTCCCATCAGGTGATATTGTTCTTAAGCTCAGTGGTGGGAATAGCGAGGGTGTTGAGAGAATTGTGAACTCCCTGCACACACAGTCGTTAACAAGTAAAgtgaagaggaaggggagattCTTTTGGATAGGTTTTCAGGGTAGCAATGCTGAATCTTTTTGGAGAATTATAGAGCCTCatgttttgaacaattttgcgaGTTTAGTAACACAGGAAGGTAGCAGCATAGGCTCTGATGGTACCCAAGATACCGACACTGATTCTGACGATGATATGCAAATGTCCGATACAGAAAGAGACGAGTGA
- the LOC4330437 gene encoding probable tocopherol O-methyltransferase, chloroplastic, translating to MAHAAAATGALAPLHPLLRCTSRHLCASASPRAGLCLHHHRRRRRSSRRTKLAVRAMAPTLSSSSTAAAAPPGLKEGIAGLYDESSGVWESIWGEHMHHGFYDAGEAASMSDHRRAQIRMIEESLAFAAVPDDAEKKPKSVVDVGCGIGGSSRYLANKYGAQCYGITLSPVQAERGNALAAEQGLSDKVSFQVGDALEQPFPDGQFDLVWSMESGEHMPDKRQFVSELARVAAPGARIIIVTWCHRNLEPSEESLKPDELNLLKRICDAYYLPDWCSPSDYVKIAESLSLEDIRTADWSENVAPFWPAVIKSALTWKGLTSLLRSGWKTIRGAMVMPLMIEGYKKGLIKFTIITCRKPETTQ from the exons AtggcccacgccgccgcggccacgggCGCACTGGCACCGCTGCATCCACTGCTCCGCTGCACGAGCCGTCATCTCTGCGCCTCGGCTTCCCCTCGCGCCGGCCtctgcctccaccaccaccgccgccgccgccgcagcagccggaGGACGAAACTCGCCGTGCGCGCGATGGCACCGACGTTgtcctcgtcgtcgacggcggcggcagctccccCGGGGCTGAAGGAGGGCATCGCGGGGCTCTACGACGAGTCGTCCGGCGTGTGGGAGAGCATCTGGGGCGAGCACATGCACCACGGCTTctacgacgccggcgaggccgcctccATGTCCGACCACCGCCGCGCCCAGATCCGCATGATCGAGGAatccctcgccttcgccgccgtccccg ATGATGCGGAGAAGAAACCCAAAAGTGTAGTTGATGTTGGCTGTGGCATTGGTGGTAGCTCAAGATACTTGGCGAACAAATACGGAGCGCAATGCTACGGCATCACGTTGAGTCCGGTGCAGGCTGAAAGAGGAAATGCCCTCGCGGCAGAGCAAGGGTTATCAGACAAG GTCTCCTTTCAAGTTGGTGATGCATTGGAGCAGCCTTTTCCTGATGGGCAGTTTGATCTTGTCTGGTCCATGGAGAGTGGCGAGCACATGCCAGACAAACGGCAG TTTGTAAGCGAGCTGGCACGCGTCGCAGCTCCTGGGGCGAGAATAATCATTGTGACCTGGTGCCATAGGAACCTCGAGCCATCCGAAGAGTCCCTGAAACCTGATGAGCTGAATCTCCTGAAAAGGATATGCGATGCATATTATCTCCCAGACTGGTGCTCTCCTTCTGATTATGTCAAAATTGCCGAGTCACTGTCTCTTGAG GATATAAGGACAGCTGATTGGTCAGAGAACGTCGCCCCATTCTGGCCTGCGGTTATAAAATCAGCATTGACATGGAAAGGTTTAACTTCTCTGCTAAGAAGTG GGTGGAAGACGATAAGAGGTGCAATGGTGATGCCTCTGATGATCGAAGGATACAAGAAAGGGCTCATCAAATTCACCATCATCACCTGTCGCAAGCCCGAAACAACGCAGTAG
- the LOC4330438 gene encoding V-type proton ATPase subunit G 1 isoform X2: protein MGSLWAGSGMNLGGLLPSARRYRPEGRWMLTDAKVEFSNYWLQSKKLNRLLMLLGAAKEEAEREIAEYRAQMEAEFQRKVAESSGDSGANVKRLEQETDTKIAQLKEQAANVSPEVIQMLLRHVTTVKN from the exons ATGGGATCGTTGTGGGCCGGATCAGGGATGAATCTTGGGGGATTATTGCCTTCTGCTCGCCGCTATAGAC CAGAAGGAAGATGGATGCTAACAGACGCCAAGGTGGAATTCAGCAATTATTGGCTGCAGAGCAAGAAGCTCAACAGATTGTTAATGCTGCTAGGAGCG GCAAAAGAGGAGGCTGAGAGAGAAATAGCTGAGTACCGTGCTCAGATGGAAGCTGAGTTCCAGAGGAAGGTTGCGGAG AGTAGCGGTGATTCTGGTGCAAACGTAAAACGGCTTGAGCAAGAAACTGACACGAAAATTGCGCAACTGAAGGAGCAGGCTGCAAATGTCTCCCCTGAAGTGATCCAGATGCTTCTTAGGCATGTAACCACCGTGAAGAACTGA
- the LOC4330438 gene encoding V-type proton ATPase subunit G 1 isoform X4, translated as MQSSTSRDISSSHHVAEGRWMLTDAKVEFSNYWLQSKKLNRLLMLLGAAKEEAEREIAEYRAQMEAEFQRKVAESSGDSGANVKRLEQETDTKIAQLKEQAANVSPEVIQMLLRHVTTVKN; from the exons ATGCAAAGTAGCACAAGTAGGGATATTAG ttcCTCACACCATGTAGCAGAAGGAAGATGGATGCTAACAGACGCCAAGGTGGAATTCAGCAATTATTGGCTGCAGAGCAAGAAGCTCAACAGATTGTTAATGCTGCTAGGAGCG GCAAAAGAGGAGGCTGAGAGAGAAATAGCTGAGTACCGTGCTCAGATGGAAGCTGAGTTCCAGAGGAAGGTTGCGGAG AGTAGCGGTGATTCTGGTGCAAACGTAAAACGGCTTGAGCAAGAAACTGACACGAAAATTGCGCAACTGAAGGAGCAGGCTGCAAATGTCTCCCCTGAAGTGATCCAGATGCTTCTTAGGCATGTAACCACCGTGAAGAACTGA
- the LOC4330438 gene encoding V-type proton ATPase subunit G 1 isoform X3, producing the protein MGSLWAGSGMNLGGLLPSARRYRQGRWMLTDAKVEFSNYWLQSKKLNRLLMLLGAAKEEAEREIAEYRAQMEAEFQRKVAESSGDSGANVKRLEQETDTKIAQLKEQAANVSPEVIQMLLRHVTTVKN; encoded by the exons ATGGGATCGTTGTGGGCCGGATCAGGGATGAATCTTGGGGGATTATTGCCTTCTGCTCGCCGCTATAGAC AAGGAAGATGGATGCTAACAGACGCCAAGGTGGAATTCAGCAATTATTGGCTGCAGAGCAAGAAGCTCAACAGATTGTTAATGCTGCTAGGAGCG GCAAAAGAGGAGGCTGAGAGAGAAATAGCTGAGTACCGTGCTCAGATGGAAGCTGAGTTCCAGAGGAAGGTTGCGGAG AGTAGCGGTGATTCTGGTGCAAACGTAAAACGGCTTGAGCAAGAAACTGACACGAAAATTGCGCAACTGAAGGAGCAGGCTGCAAATGTCTCCCCTGAAGTGATCCAGATGCTTCTTAGGCATGTAACCACCGTGAAGAACTGA
- the LOC4330441 gene encoding trihelix transcription factor GT-3b encodes MRAAGKPTSGGSGTSRSSNIRGLLQDFLEQQHRLDVRRQEALERHAQERAAIEQQWRQSMQALERERLMLEQAWMEREEQRRVREEARAERRDELLTTLLNRLLQDDDL; translated from the coding sequence ATGAGGGCTGCGGGGAAgccgacgagcggcggcagcggcacgtCGAGGTCGAGCAACATCCGTGGCCTACTGCAGGACTTCCTGGAGCAGCAGCACCGGCTGGACGTGCGACGGCAGGAGGCGCTGGAGAGGCACGCGCAGGAGCGGGCGGCCATCGAGCAGCAATGGAGACAGTCGATGCAGGCGCTGGAGCGGGAGAGGCTGATGCTCGAGCAGGCGTGGATGGAGCGAGAGGAGCAGAGGAGGGTCAGGGAAGAGGCAAGGGCTGAGCGGAGGGACGAGCTCCTGACCACCTTGCTGAACAGGCTCTTGCAGGATGATGATTTGTAG
- the LOC4330439 gene encoding 3-dehydrosphinganine reductase TSC10A precursor produces the protein MAAALLSLLILVPPIGLLAALAFLARPRAARIPLKGRHVLITGGSSGIGLAMATAAAREGARVSILARNAARLEEARGAIRAATGRDVGVHAADVRDADAVARALAEAGPVDVLVCNHGVFVPQELEKQEMEEVKWMVDINLMGTFHLVKAALPAMKERTKETRLPASIAIMSSQAGQVGVYGYTAYSASKFALRGLGEALQHEVIADNIHVSLIFPPDTETPGFAEENKRRPELTNIIAGSSGGMKADDVARKALDGIKSGKFIVPCNFEGAMLAVATAGLSPQSSPLTAFLEIIGAGVMRFAAICFQFNWFMTIENWYAKNKKHA, from the exons atggccgccgcgctcCTCTCGCTCCTCATCCTGGTGCCGCCCATCGGGCTCCTCGCGGCGCTAGCGTTCCTGGCGCGGCCTAGGGCGGCGCGGATCCCGCTCAAGGGCCGGCACGTGCTCATCACCGGGGGGTCCAGCGGCATCGGGCTCGCcatggccacggcggcggcgagggagggggCGCGGGTGTCCATCCTGGCCCGGAACGCCGCAAGGctggaggaggcgcgcggcgccATCCGGGCCGCCACGGGGCGGGACGTCGGGGTCCACGCCGCCGACGTGCGGGACGCCGACGCCGtggcgcgcgcgctcgccgagGCGGGCCCCGTCGACGTCCTCGTCTGCAACCACGGCGTGTTCGTCCCGCAGGAGCTGGAGAAGCAGGAGATGGAGGAGGTCAAGTGGATGGTGGACATCAACCTCATGGGCACCTTCCACCTCGTCAAGGCGGCGCTCCCCGCCATGAAGGAACGCACAAAGGAGACGCGCCTCCCGGCGTCCATCGCCATCATGTCCTCACAGGCCGGCCAG GTTGGAGTTTATGGGTACACCGCTTACTCAGCGAGCAAATTTGCGCTTCGTGGATTGGGTGAGGCCTTGCAGCATGAGGTTATTGCGGACAACATTCATGTCTCGTTGATCTTCCCTCCTGACACAGAGACACCGGGTTTCGCTGAAG AGAATAAAAGGAGGCCAGAGTTGACCAATATCATAGCAGGATCATCTGGTGGCATGAAAGCTGATGATGTTGCTAGGAAGGCTTTAGATGGCATCAAATCCGGAAAGTTTATTGTACCCTGCAATTTCGAGGGAGCAATGTTAGCTGTAGCTACTGCTGGTCTATCCCCACAGAGTTCCCCGCTAACAGCATTCCTGGAGATTATTGGTGCTGGAGTCATGCGATTTGCAGCAATTTGCTTCCAATTTAATTGGTTCATGACCATCGAGAACTGGTATGCCAAGAACAAGAAGCATGCGTGA